The following are encoded together in the Nocardioides sp. Arc9.136 genome:
- a CDS encoding FAD-binding dehydrogenase produces MPELRADVVVVGAGLAGLVAAAEAADAGRSVLLVDQEGEQNLGGQAFWSLGGLFLVDSPEQRRMGVKDSLELARQDWFGSAQFDRPEDRWPRAWAEAYLHFAAGEKRSWLRGMGHRIFPVVGWAERGDGTATGHGNSVPRFHITWGTGPGVVEPFERRVREHVASGRVRLACRHRVDELLVEGGVAVGVRGGVLEPTDVERGRPSSRTVVGEFEARGSAVVVTSGGIGGDHELVRRNWPARLGTPPKRMVAGVPAHVDGRMLRITQDAGATVVNPDRMWHYVEGLRNWDPIWDNHGIRILPGPSSLWLDAEGNRLPAPFFPGFDTLGTLQHLRATGHDYSWFVLTQRIIEKEFALSGSEQNPDLTGKDVRLLLSRVKKGAAGPVEAFKQHGEDFVVADTLEELVAGMDRVADEGVAPIDVERLRTLIEARDREMDNDYSKDAQVTAIRGARRFLGDKLIRVASPHKLLDPAAGPLIAVRLNILSRKTLGGLETDLEGRCLRADGTPFPGLYAAGEVAGFGGGGMMGYNALEGTFLGGCLFSGRVAGRAAAAAV; encoded by the coding sequence ATGCCCGAGCTGCGTGCCGATGTCGTCGTCGTGGGTGCCGGTCTCGCCGGCCTGGTGGCCGCCGCGGAGGCGGCGGACGCGGGCCGCAGCGTGCTGCTGGTCGACCAGGAGGGCGAGCAGAACCTCGGCGGGCAGGCGTTCTGGAGCCTCGGCGGGCTGTTCCTGGTCGACAGCCCCGAGCAACGGCGGATGGGCGTCAAGGACAGCCTCGAGCTGGCGCGGCAGGACTGGTTCGGCAGCGCGCAGTTCGACCGGCCCGAGGACCGCTGGCCCCGGGCGTGGGCCGAGGCCTACCTGCACTTCGCCGCCGGGGAGAAGCGCTCCTGGCTGCGCGGGATGGGCCACCGGATCTTCCCGGTCGTCGGCTGGGCCGAGCGCGGTGACGGCACGGCCACGGGCCACGGCAACTCGGTCCCCCGCTTCCACATCACCTGGGGCACCGGCCCGGGCGTCGTGGAGCCGTTCGAGCGCCGGGTCCGCGAGCACGTCGCCTCCGGCCGGGTCCGGCTGGCCTGCCGCCACCGGGTCGACGAGCTGCTCGTCGAGGGCGGCGTCGCCGTCGGCGTGCGCGGCGGCGTGCTGGAGCCCACCGACGTCGAGCGCGGCCGGCCGAGCAGCCGCACGGTGGTCGGCGAGTTCGAGGCGCGGGGGTCGGCCGTCGTCGTCACCAGCGGCGGCATCGGCGGTGACCACGAGCTGGTGCGGCGCAACTGGCCGGCCCGGCTGGGCACCCCGCCGAAGCGGATGGTCGCCGGCGTCCCGGCGCACGTCGACGGCCGGATGCTCCGGATCACCCAGGACGCCGGCGCCACCGTCGTCAACCCCGACCGGATGTGGCACTACGTCGAGGGCCTGCGCAACTGGGACCCGATCTGGGACAACCACGGCATCCGGATCCTCCCCGGCCCCTCCTCCCTGTGGCTCGACGCCGAGGGCAACCGCCTCCCGGCGCCGTTCTTCCCGGGGTTCGACACCCTCGGCACGCTCCAGCACCTGCGCGCGACCGGTCACGACTACTCCTGGTTCGTGCTGACCCAGCGGATCATCGAGAAGGAGTTCGCGCTCTCCGGCTCCGAGCAGAACCCCGACCTCACCGGGAAGGACGTCAGGCTGCTCCTCTCCCGGGTCAAGAAGGGCGCGGCCGGGCCGGTCGAGGCGTTCAAGCAGCACGGCGAGGACTTCGTCGTCGCCGACACCCTCGAGGAGCTCGTCGCCGGCATGGACCGGGTCGCCGACGAGGGCGTCGCGCCGATCGACGTCGAGCGCCTGCGCACGCTCATCGAGGCCCGCGACCGCGAGATGGACAACGACTACAGCAAGGACGCCCAGGTCACCGCGATCCGCGGCGCCCGACGGTTCCTCGGCGACAAGCTGATCCGGGTCGCGAGCCCCCACAAGCTGCTCGACCCCGCCGCCGGCCCGCTGATCGCCGTACGCCTCAACATCCTGTCCCGCAAGACCCTCGGCGGGCTGGAGACCGACCTGGAGGGCCGCTGCCTGCGCGCCGACGGCACCCCCTTCCCCGGCCTGTACGCCGCGGGCGAGGTCGCCGGCTTCGGCGGCGGCGGGATGATGGGCTACAACGCACTCGAGGGGACGTTCCTCGGCGGCTGCCTGTTCTCCGGCCGGGTCGCGGGCCGCGCCGCGGCGGCGGCCGTCTAG
- a CDS encoding adenylate/guanylate cyclase domain-containing protein: MTTSTVLLAVAVAVEAVGLGVLLGLWLGGRRRVRRLRAEVAALRDGRKPPRRLVPRPDEVVRAVWETATLVRDKGLGGALRSSVEDLAGWAQVERPDLVRLAGVDGTVAILFSDIEGSTALNEELGDRAFVKLLARHDQLVRSRVERHAGHVVKTQGDGFMVAFSTAEQAVRCATSVQRALDRGRRGGRVPVAVRIGIHQGDVVHRDNDIFGRNVAHAARVAALAEGGEVLVSEPVAAALADAEDLVLTEPRSVRLKGLSGDHLVSAVEWSVD, encoded by the coding sequence GTGACGACGTCGACGGTCCTGCTCGCCGTCGCGGTCGCCGTCGAGGCCGTGGGGCTCGGGGTGCTCCTCGGGCTGTGGCTGGGCGGCCGGCGGCGGGTACGGCGCCTGCGCGCGGAGGTCGCGGCGCTGCGGGACGGCCGCAAGCCGCCGCGGCGGCTCGTGCCCCGGCCCGACGAGGTCGTCAGGGCGGTCTGGGAGACCGCGACGCTCGTGCGCGACAAGGGGCTCGGCGGCGCCCTGCGCAGCTCGGTCGAGGACCTTGCCGGCTGGGCGCAGGTCGAGCGGCCCGACCTCGTGCGCCTCGCCGGCGTCGACGGCACGGTCGCGATCCTCTTCTCCGACATCGAGGGCTCCACCGCCCTCAACGAGGAGCTCGGCGACCGGGCGTTCGTCAAGCTGCTCGCCCGCCACGACCAGCTCGTCCGCAGTCGGGTCGAGCGGCACGCCGGGCACGTGGTCAAGACCCAGGGCGACGGGTTCATGGTCGCCTTCTCCACCGCCGAGCAGGCCGTGCGCTGCGCCACCTCGGTCCAGCGCGCCCTCGACCGCGGCCGGCGCGGGGGACGCGTGCCGGTCGCCGTCCGCATCGGCATCCACCAGGGCGACGTCGTCCACCGCGACAACGACATCTTCGGCCGCAACGTCGCCCACGCCGCCCGCGTCGCGGCCCTCGCCGAGGGCGGCGAGGTGCTGGTCAGCGAGCCGGTCGCGGCCGCCCTCGCCGACGCCGAGGACCTCGTCCTCACCGAGCCGCGCTCCGTCCGGCTCAAGGGGCTCTCCGGCGACCACCTGGTCTCGGCCGTCGAGTGGTCGGTGGACTGA
- a CDS encoding TerC/Alx family metal homeostasis membrane protein, with the protein MPTIGTPLLWTVTIGAVLVLLLVDFLLTRRPHEVSMKEALGWSAFYVALPLAFGTWIWAQHGSTTGVEYYTGYLVEKTLSVDNLFVFMLLLAAFAVPRELQQRVLLYGIVGALVLRGIFIALGAAALAAFDWVFLVFGAVLLLTGLKLLRDAVRGQEHTTDVDDMRVVRLVRRVVPVTEEYDGPRMLTRTAVGRTTRRALTPLALVVIAVFATDVVFAIDSVPAVYGITGDPYLVFATNAFALLGLRALYFVLEGALAKLAHLSYGLAAILGFIGVKLVLHWAHLVWPSVPEIPTLASLGVIVGVLAVTVTTSLLASRRADRADREQPVRTGPQDGAEAPLARSGHAEEDLRSPL; encoded by the coding sequence ATGCCCACCATCGGCACACCCCTGCTGTGGACGGTCACCATCGGTGCCGTCCTGGTCCTCCTGCTCGTCGACTTCCTGCTGACCCGTCGTCCCCACGAGGTCTCGATGAAGGAGGCACTGGGCTGGTCGGCGTTCTACGTCGCCCTGCCGCTCGCCTTCGGCACCTGGATCTGGGCGCAGCACGGCAGCACGACCGGCGTGGAGTACTACACCGGCTACCTGGTCGAGAAGACGCTGAGCGTCGACAACCTGTTCGTCTTCATGCTGCTCCTGGCGGCCTTCGCCGTCCCGCGCGAGCTCCAGCAGCGCGTCCTGCTGTACGGCATCGTCGGCGCGCTCGTCCTCCGCGGCATCTTCATCGCCCTCGGCGCCGCCGCGCTCGCGGCGTTCGACTGGGTGTTCCTGGTCTTCGGCGCGGTGCTGCTGCTCACCGGCCTGAAGCTGCTGCGCGACGCCGTCCGCGGCCAGGAGCACACCACCGACGTGGACGACATGCGCGTCGTGCGCCTGGTGCGCCGGGTCGTCCCCGTCACCGAGGAGTACGACGGCCCGCGGATGCTCACCCGCACCGCCGTGGGCCGGACCACCCGCCGCGCCCTCACGCCGCTCGCGCTGGTCGTGATCGCGGTCTTCGCCACCGACGTGGTCTTCGCGATCGACTCGGTCCCCGCGGTCTACGGCATCACCGGCGACCCCTACCTGGTCTTCGCGACCAACGCCTTCGCGCTGCTGGGCCTGCGGGCGCTCTACTTCGTCCTCGAGGGCGCGCTGGCGAAGCTGGCCCACCTCTCCTACGGGCTGGCGGCGATCCTCGGCTTCATCGGCGTCAAGCTCGTCCTGCACTGGGCCCACCTGGTGTGGCCGTCGGTCCCCGAGATCCCCACGCTCGCCTCGCTCGGCGTCATCGTCGGCGTGCTCGCGGTGACGGTCACCACGAGCCTGCTCGCCTCCCGCCGGGCGGACCGGGCGGACCGGGAGCAGCCTGTCCGGACCGGTCCGCAGGACGGCGCCGAGGCACCCCTGGCCCGTTCGGGCCATGCCGAGGAGGACCTGCGTAGTCCGTTGTGA
- the pstC gene encoding phosphate ABC transporter permease subunit PstC gives MTTLPLPGTDDDVRPRRISRRPTGADAVFEHASRAVGASVLVVTGGVGLFLAWQAYPTLDRYGWSFFTESQWQPEADVVGIAAVLAGTASVALVAMAFAFPLALLTALYISEYAPARLRSTLVSLVDLMAAIPSIVYGLWGFSLVMPHAAELALWLHRNLGWIPFFDVRGSDPDAAVWDASRYTASAFCAGIAVAAMVMPMSCAVMRQVFSQTPPGEKEAALALGSTRWGMIRTVVLPFGRGGIIGGTMLGLGRALGETIAVFLIVSPAFEMKWNVLEIGTSTVSALIAGRFGEASDAQLSALLAAGFVLFLITLVVNTLAAVVVGRSRSGAGTDA, from the coding sequence GTGACCACCCTCCCGCTGCCCGGCACCGACGACGACGTGCGTCCCCGCCGGATCTCCCGACGCCCCACCGGCGCGGACGCGGTCTTCGAGCACGCGAGCCGTGCCGTGGGCGCGTCCGTGCTCGTGGTGACCGGGGGCGTCGGCCTCTTCCTCGCCTGGCAGGCCTACCCGACCCTGGACCGGTACGGCTGGTCGTTCTTCACCGAGAGCCAGTGGCAGCCCGAGGCCGACGTCGTCGGCATCGCCGCGGTCCTCGCCGGCACCGCGTCCGTGGCGCTGGTCGCCATGGCCTTCGCGTTCCCGCTGGCGCTGCTGACCGCGCTCTACATCAGCGAGTACGCCCCGGCGCGGCTGCGCTCGACGCTGGTCTCGCTCGTCGACCTGATGGCCGCGATCCCCTCGATCGTCTACGGGCTGTGGGGCTTCTCGCTGGTGATGCCGCACGCGGCCGAGCTGGCGCTGTGGCTGCACCGCAACCTCGGCTGGATCCCGTTCTTCGACGTCCGCGGGTCCGACCCCGACGCCGCGGTCTGGGACGCGAGCCGCTACACCGCCAGCGCGTTCTGCGCCGGCATCGCCGTCGCCGCGATGGTGATGCCGATGTCGTGCGCGGTCATGCGCCAGGTCTTCTCCCAGACCCCGCCCGGTGAGAAGGAGGCCGCGCTCGCGCTCGGCTCCACCCGCTGGGGAATGATCCGCACCGTCGTGCTGCCCTTCGGCCGCGGCGGCATCATCGGCGGCACGATGCTCGGCCTCGGCCGCGCGCTCGGCGAGACGATCGCGGTCTTCCTCATCGTCTCCCCGGCCTTCGAGATGAAGTGGAACGTCCTCGAGATCGGCACCAGCACGGTCAGCGCGCTGATCGCCGGCCGCTTCGGCGAGGCCAGCGACGCCCAGCTCTCCGCGCTGCTGGCCGCCGGTTTCGTGCTCTTCCTGATCACCCTGGTGGTCAACACCCTCGCCGCGGTCGTGGTCGGACGCAGCCGGTCCGGAGCGGGGACCGACGCATGA
- the pstA gene encoding phosphate ABC transporter permease PstA — MTATLPPEAPGLHPGAHAAAPPTTHLPTYDEDAAPAVPRASLGRLSPDERFSRLGPWAAALGLSWLVTQRLLPLAGPAWFVIVWFGLGLVLTATTAAMSGGSTEVRDRLAEAVVTGGAVVVAGVLVTTVYDVFSQGWRPLTHLNFFLDDMSGVGPKDSFDRGGVAHAVVGSLIELGIALVVTLPLGIGTAVFMTEVGGRFATLVRTVVEAMTALPSIVAGLFVYTVLIRALGYPRSGLAAAMAIAVMMLPIIARAADVVLRVVPSGLREASLALGASRWRTVWCVVLPTARPGLATAVILGVARGIGETSPVLLTSGAAAFMVADPTEGAMNSLPLYIFSLVRSGEPTAITRAYGAAAVLLGLVLLLFVVARLLARPRGTRPPLRSRLVTRLRQAPSISQENR, encoded by the coding sequence ATGACCGCGACGCTCCCGCCCGAGGCCCCCGGCCTCCACCCCGGCGCGCACGCGGCGGCGCCCCCGACCACCCACCTGCCGACGTACGACGAGGACGCGGCGCCCGCCGTCCCGCGCGCGAGCCTGGGCCGGCTGAGCCCCGACGAGCGCTTCTCCCGGCTCGGTCCGTGGGCCGCGGCGCTGGGCCTGTCCTGGCTGGTGACCCAGCGGCTGCTGCCGCTCGCCGGCCCGGCCTGGTTCGTCATCGTGTGGTTCGGCCTCGGCCTGGTCCTGACCGCCACGACCGCGGCGATGTCGGGCGGTTCGACCGAGGTGCGCGACCGGCTCGCCGAGGCGGTCGTCACCGGTGGCGCCGTGGTCGTCGCCGGCGTCCTGGTGACCACCGTCTACGACGTGTTCTCCCAGGGCTGGCGCCCGCTGACCCACCTCAACTTCTTCCTCGACGACATGTCCGGCGTGGGCCCGAAGGACTCCTTCGACCGCGGTGGCGTCGCGCACGCGGTGGTTGGCTCGCTCATCGAGCTCGGGATCGCGCTGGTGGTCACGCTGCCGCTGGGCATCGGCACCGCGGTCTTCATGACCGAGGTCGGCGGCCGGTTCGCGACGCTGGTCCGCACGGTCGTGGAGGCGATGACCGCCCTGCCCTCGATCGTCGCCGGGCTGTTCGTCTACACCGTGCTGATCCGCGCGCTGGGCTACCCGCGCTCGGGCCTCGCGGCCGCGATGGCGATCGCGGTGATGATGCTCCCGATCATCGCCCGGGCCGCCGACGTCGTCCTGCGCGTCGTGCCCTCCGGCCTGCGCGAGGCCAGCCTCGCGCTCGGCGCCAGCCGCTGGCGCACCGTGTGGTGCGTCGTGCTGCCGACGGCGCGCCCCGGCCTGGCGACGGCGGTCATCCTCGGCGTCGCCCGCGGCATCGGCGAGACCAGCCCGGTCCTGCTCACCTCCGGCGCGGCGGCGTTCATGGTCGCCGACCCCACCGAGGGAGCGATGAACTCGCTGCCGCTCTACATCTTCTCCCTCGTCCGCTCCGGCGAGCCGACCGCCATCACCCGGGCGTACGGCGCCGCCGCGGTGCTGCTCGGCCTCGTCCTGCTGCTCTTCGTGGTCGCTCGCCTGCTGGCCCGGCCCCGCGGCACGCGGCCACCCCTCCGCTCCCGTCTCGTCACGCGCCTGCGCCAGGCGCCCTCCATCTCGCAGGAGAACCGTTGA
- a CDS encoding phosphate ABC transporter substrate-binding protein PstS: MRTASRAVRRCTRSWIAFLIALGCVATLPGAAHAAAYAQIEGTGSTWSELIVQQWISDVDANGMKVVYTGGGSSKGRKDFSQDSTDFAISEIPYQGVDEAGNADTSGGREFAYLPIVAGGTAFTYQLKVGNELVRNLRLSGETLAKIFTNQITNWNDPAIAKDNNGRAFPSLPITPVVRSDGSGTTAQFTTWMDHEYPSIWRPFFGRSGLTSYYPRKGRAVGQAGSDQVMNTIAGFAGNGTIGYVEYSYPVNKDYPVVKVLNKGGYFVEPTQYNVAVALTKAKINQDKGSALYLTQVLDGVYTATDPRAYPLSSYSYMIIPTGKSDPRMSTAKRQTLADFLYYSLCAGQAKAGPYGYSPLPLNLVQAGFQQIAQLKQADSAVDLTDRDVTSCNNPTFDGKNLSGNKLAQIAPQPAACDKVGAGPCGTATGTGTPSTDEGTGAAGGQGGGTGTAAGGGTGGGGAAGGGAAGVPGGDAAPVIDPETGAVVGGGDVVATGGEAIYANPTELAADRAADTRAFGWLAAVELVALVLLPGLYVASLKRRRSVR; the protein is encoded by the coding sequence TTGAGAACCGCGTCCCGAGCGGTCCGTCGCTGCACCCGCAGCTGGATCGCCTTCCTGATCGCCCTCGGCTGCGTCGCGACGCTGCCGGGCGCCGCCCACGCCGCGGCGTACGCCCAGATCGAGGGCACCGGGTCGACCTGGTCGGAGCTGATCGTCCAGCAGTGGATCTCCGACGTCGACGCCAACGGCATGAAGGTCGTCTACACCGGCGGCGGCTCCTCCAAGGGCCGCAAGGACTTCTCCCAGGACAGCACCGACTTCGCGATCTCCGAGATCCCCTACCAGGGCGTCGACGAGGCCGGGAACGCCGACACCAGCGGCGGCCGCGAGTTCGCCTACCTGCCGATCGTGGCCGGCGGCACGGCGTTCACCTACCAGCTCAAGGTGGGCAACGAGCTGGTCCGCAACCTCCGGCTCTCCGGGGAGACGCTCGCCAAGATCTTCACCAACCAGATCACCAACTGGAACGACCCGGCGATCGCGAAGGACAACAACGGCCGCGCGTTCCCCTCGCTGCCGATCACGCCGGTCGTCCGCTCCGACGGCTCGGGCACGACGGCGCAGTTCACCACCTGGATGGACCACGAGTACCCGTCGATCTGGCGGCCGTTCTTCGGCCGCTCCGGCCTGACGTCGTACTACCCCCGCAAGGGCCGCGCGGTCGGCCAGGCCGGCTCGGACCAGGTGATGAACACGATCGCGGGCTTCGCCGGCAACGGGACGATCGGCTACGTCGAGTACTCCTACCCTGTCAACAAGGACTACCCGGTCGTCAAGGTCCTCAACAAGGGCGGCTACTTCGTCGAGCCGACGCAGTACAACGTCGCGGTCGCGCTGACCAAGGCCAAGATCAACCAGGACAAGGGCTCCGCGCTCTACCTCACCCAGGTCCTCGACGGGGTCTACACCGCGACCGACCCGCGGGCCTACCCGCTGTCGTCGTACAGCTACATGATCATCCCGACGGGGAAGAGCGACCCGCGGATGTCGACGGCCAAGCGCCAGACGCTCGCGGACTTCCTCTACTACTCGCTGTGTGCGGGCCAGGCCAAGGCCGGGCCGTACGGCTACTCGCCGCTGCCGCTCAACCTCGTGCAGGCCGGGTTCCAGCAGATCGCGCAGCTCAAGCAGGCCGACAGCGCGGTCGACCTGACCGACCGCGACGTCACCTCGTGCAACAACCCGACCTTCGACGGCAAGAACCTCTCGGGCAACAAGCTGGCCCAGATCGCCCCGCAGCCCGCGGCGTGCGACAAGGTCGGTGCGGGACCCTGCGGCACCGCGACCGGCACGGGCACGCCGTCGACGGACGAGGGCACCGGCGCCGCCGGCGGCCAGGGCGGCGGCACCGGGACCGCGGCCGGTGGCGGGACGGGCGGCGGCGGGGCAGCGGGCGGCGGGGCCGCCGGCGTGCCCGGCGGTGACGCCGCCCCGGTCATCGACCCCGAGACCGGTGCCGTCGTCGGGGGCGGGGACGTCGTCGCGACCGGGGGCGAGGCGATCTACGCCAACCCCACCGAGCTCGCCGCCGACCGCGCCGCCGACACCCGCGCGTTCGGGTGGCTGGCCGCCGTCGAGCTGGTCGCGCTCGTGCTGCTCCCGGGCCTGTACGTCGCCTCGCTCAAGCGCCGCCGGAGCGTCCGGTGA
- a CDS encoding sortase — MTALDDRPAPEAGAAAGTDTGSPSAGRARPLVPARLAGVLRGLRGPARPARPATKPDERTAVASSALTMLALVCLWTAAQLLFLGSLSHERAQELLYRDLRTQIASATAPVGPVVPVGDPVALLRIPSLGVEEVVVEGTASGDTLDGPGHRRDTVLPGQVGTSVVYGRAATYGGPFGDLPDLRVGDAVEVTGAQGAVTFSVLGVRRGGDPLPAPAKEGAARLTLVTAEGEGRFAAVSPGSAVYVDAEAPEGFPAPPGRPAAVPESEKAMAADDGAVPLLALHLALLVALVLAVVAARQRWSTVLVWVVATPLALALSWATTDVAVRLLPNVL, encoded by the coding sequence GTGACCGCCCTCGACGACCGCCCCGCCCCCGAGGCGGGCGCGGCGGCGGGCACGGACACCGGGTCGCCGTCCGCCGGCCGCGCCCGTCCGCTGGTCCCGGCCCGCCTGGCCGGCGTCCTGCGTGGCCTCCGCGGCCCGGCCCGGCCCGCGCGGCCCGCCACGAAGCCGGACGAGCGCACGGCGGTCGCCTCCTCGGCGCTGACCATGCTCGCGCTGGTCTGCCTCTGGACGGCGGCGCAGCTGCTCTTCCTCGGCTCGCTGTCCCACGAGCGCGCCCAGGAGCTGCTCTACCGCGACCTCCGCACCCAGATCGCCTCCGCCACCGCCCCGGTCGGGCCCGTTGTCCCGGTCGGCGACCCGGTCGCGCTGCTGCGCATCCCGAGCCTCGGGGTCGAGGAGGTCGTCGTCGAGGGCACCGCCTCCGGCGACACCCTCGACGGGCCGGGCCACCGGCGCGACACCGTGCTGCCCGGCCAGGTCGGCACGTCGGTCGTCTACGGCCGCGCCGCGACGTACGGCGGCCCGTTCGGCGACCTCCCCGACCTCCGGGTCGGCGACGCGGTCGAGGTGACCGGTGCGCAGGGCGCGGTCACCTTCTCCGTCCTCGGCGTCCGCCGCGGCGGCGACCCGCTGCCCGCGCCGGCGAAGGAGGGCGCCGCCCGGCTGACCCTCGTCACCGCCGAGGGCGAGGGCCGGTTCGCCGCGGTCTCCCCGGGCTCGGCGGTCTACGTCGACGCCGAGGCCCCCGAGGGCTTCCCGGCGCCCCCGGGCCGGCCCGCCGCCGTGCCGGAGTCGGAGAAGGCGATGGCGGCCGACGACGGCGCCGTACCGCTCCTGGCCCTGCACCTGGCGCTTCTCGTGGCGCTCGTCCTCGCCGTGGTCGCCGCGCGCCAGCGCTGGTCGACCGTCCTCGTCTGGGTCGTCGCGACCCCGCTCGCCCTCGCCCTGTCCTGGGCGACCACCGACGTGGCCGTCCGGCTCCTGCCGAACGTCCTCTGA
- a CDS encoding Ig-like domain repeat protein has product MSVRKSLAGLAAAAVTGSVLALTAAPATAAVDPDDTTFAPVAADLVGVGSDTSQHALKLLADGWNATSPAAKLATYAATGGGDVTLHTGALRRPNGSGAGKALLYGAGNNAGVDFARSSSGPSTAEVQAGLQNFPFALDTLVMAVSGSTASNAPAALTKDQIVDIYDGTVTNWSQVGGKDGVIKPLIPQAGSGTRSFFTAQLQAANGGVAVTLAKSVAEVQEHDDTAIKGDPNAVAPFSEGRAGLLGKTLRLETGFRADRALYNVVRGADLATAAVQSVFGEKGYLCSSDARALIERAGFKQLATPAQGGVCGQATQSATSNFTLNESVRTTLALSGSSTRAKSATLVAQVTGSTAPQGTVTFTSGGTTLATGVPLVSGRATYTATGLDLGSRSFAAEFVPAQGSAFEGSTATASVVVKAGSAVSETFPAKVAKGKKAAGTVTVALTGASGQATGTVKVMEGSKTLKSVALKGGKATVKLPKLAKGKHSLKAVWGGNGVAVGATKSFTITQK; this is encoded by the coding sequence ATGTCTGTACGCAAGTCCCTCGCCGGTCTCGCGGCCGCGGCCGTGACCGGCTCCGTGCTCGCGCTCACGGCCGCCCCGGCGACCGCCGCCGTCGACCCCGACGACACGACGTTCGCCCCGGTCGCCGCGGACCTGGTCGGCGTCGGGTCCGACACCAGCCAGCACGCCCTCAAGCTGCTCGCCGACGGCTGGAACGCCACCTCGCCGGCCGCGAAGCTCGCCACCTACGCCGCCACCGGCGGCGGCGACGTCACCCTGCACACCGGCGCCCTCAGGCGGCCCAACGGCTCCGGCGCGGGCAAGGCCCTGCTCTACGGCGCCGGCAACAACGCGGGTGTGGATTTCGCCCGCTCCTCCTCCGGCCCCTCGACCGCCGAGGTCCAGGCCGGCCTGCAGAACTTCCCGTTCGCGCTCGACACCCTGGTCATGGCCGTCTCCGGCTCGACCGCCTCCAACGCGCCCGCCGCGCTCACCAAGGACCAGATCGTCGACATCTACGACGGCACGGTCACCAACTGGTCGCAGGTCGGCGGCAAGGACGGCGTCATCAAGCCGCTGATCCCCCAGGCCGGCTCGGGCACCCGCAGCTTCTTCACCGCCCAGCTGCAGGCCGCCAACGGCGGCGTCGCGGTGACGCTCGCCAAGTCGGTCGCCGAGGTCCAGGAGCACGACGACACCGCGATCAAGGGCGACCCGAACGCCGTCGCGCCGTTCTCCGAGGGCCGCGCCGGCCTGCTCGGCAAGACGCTGCGCCTCGAGACCGGCTTCCGCGCCGACCGCGCGCTCTACAACGTCGTCCGCGGCGCCGACCTCGCCACGGCCGCCGTCCAGTCGGTCTTCGGCGAGAAGGGCTACCTCTGCTCCTCCGACGCCCGCGCCCTCATCGAGCGCGCCGGCTTCAAGCAGCTCGCCACCCCGGCCCAGGGCGGCGTCTGCGGCCAGGCCACCCAGAGCGCGACCAGCAACTTCACGCTCAACGAGTCGGTCCGGACCACGCTCGCGCTGAGCGGCTCCAGCACCCGCGCGAAGTCGGCGACCCTGGTCGCCCAGGTCACCGGCAGCACCGCTCCGCAGGGCACGGTCACCTTCACCTCCGGCGGCACCACGCTGGCCACCGGCGTCCCGCTGGTCTCCGGCCGCGCGACGTACACCGCCACCGGCCTGGACCTCGGCAGCCGCTCCTTCGCCGCCGAGTTCGTCCCGGCGCAGGGCTCGGCCTTCGAGGGCTCGACCGCGACCGCCTCGGTGGTCGTCAAGGCCGGCTCCGCCGTCTCCGAGACCTTCCCCGCGAAGGTCGCCAAGGGCAAGAAGGCCGCCGGCACCGTCACCGTCGCGCTCACCGGCGCGAGCGGCCAGGCCACCGGCACGGTGAAGGTCATGGAGGGCTCCAAGACCCTCAAGTCGGTCGCCCTCAAGGGCGGCAAGGCCACGGTCAAGCTGCCGAAGCTGGCCAAGGGCAAGCACTCCCTGAAGGCGGTCTGGGGCGGCAACGGCGTCGCCGTCGGCGCCACGAAGTCCTTCACCATCACCCAGAAGTAG